CTGTCTTCCCCGCTCCCCCACAGGTCTGGACCggcagagatgggagggggcGCGCACCGGGCCGGgaggccgccgccgcccccgcctcGCTTCCTCCGCCTTTGTTGCCGCTGCGCCCGGGCTCCCCGGCTCCCTCACTGCGGCAGCCGCGGCCCCATAAATCGTGAGAGCGACGTGCTCCGGAGCCGGGAGTGGAGAGGGCCagggagctgggggcggggccgggccgaGCCACAAGCTCCCGCACCCCCTCCCCCCGGTCACGTGAGCTGGGCTCCTGGCTCCCACCCCCCGTCATTGCCGAGGGTCTCTGCCCCTTGGGATCACGTGGAGAGGGTCTTGCGACCCCGCCTCCTGGGGGATCACGTGGGAGGGTACTGGTGGAAATTGTGCGCTGGCCTCTTTGACAGACCTGGGGGCAGTGCCCTGAACAGCGACCGTGATCTCGCTTCCTATCTCCCACTCAGCCCCTCCGTTTGGTCCTCTGGAATAGGCGAGACCTGTTCCCAACCTGGCCCAGAAACTAGGGATTGGGCGAACTATAATGGAGGAAAGCGTGAGAGTGTGAGGTCGAGGGGTCCCCTGAGCCCGGAATCgaattggggggggggcaggactGGCCGATGGCCAAATATATGCGCCCAGGCCCGTGTTTCATTTCTTTGCAGAAGTGTGCAAAGGTGCTGGTCTTCGCCCCTGTCTCAACAAGCGTACGGAACATCTTTCTCTAGCTGTCTCCCTACCTGTCTCTTTATCTCTGAAATGTTTGTTGCTTATCTCTCtttcattcatacatttattgaacaaatatttattgaggctaTACTACGTCCCTGttggtctttctctctctctcttttctctctgtcacCGAGTCTCTGCCCTGAACCCCTTCCCCGTCCCTGATATTCTGCTTTGCGTCTCTCCGTCTCCGTCTTTGCTGTCTGTGGGCCTCTCTGGAGCGGCCTCTACGTCTCTCCCTTTCTCCAAGCCTCTCTCCCGTCtcattctcttccctctctctctcggTTTCTGGATCCCTCTCTTTCAATGTGTCtcactccctttcccctctcAGTGAATCCGGTTTCTGTTCATCCCCCCTCTCGGTGTGCGTCTCCCCCTCTCTCCATTTCTATGTGTCTCGCTTTCGGCGGGTCTCTCGCGCTTCTCCGCCGCTGCAGATCAATAAAccttcgccgccgccgccgccgccgcctccgccgctgtcgcagggaggaggggcggggaTATGGGGCGCGCTGATTTTCTCCCATCCGACGCCGTCCGGAGAAGCCCGGGGCCCAGTCCCGGGCTGGCAAGACCCAGTGCGGTGGGGCGCCGAGGCCCGGGGCGTCGGAGGGGTGAGGGGGTGTCAGCGTGCACGCGCCGCCCCGCGAGCATTCTCGCCAGTCACCCACCCAAGCCCGGGTGCGCGGACCCCACGCCGCACACACGTGGTCAGGCCTAGTCTGCTGGGGTGAGCGGCGCGCAGCCTCGGGGGCGCGCGCTAGAGAGAAGGAGAACCGGGGTCCGGTGTctttatccctcctccacttcCTTAGCTCTGCATCCTGGCGTctaggggtgggggcagggatttAACAAGTTCAGCTCTCTGGGGATCCTTTCCCTACTCCCTGGTCTGTTAGACACCCTGTTTACCTGCCCCTAATTGCCCCAGGGGGAGAGGTTTGCTCCTTCCCCGCTCCCCCGCCGCCCACCCCACCAGGCTCGAACGGGTAGGGCACTGAAGGAGTGAAAGTGAGGGGTCGGAATGCGCACCGGGGGCGGCGAGAGCCGGGAGAAATGAAATAACAGGGTGAGGGGGCACCCCCTCCAGGTGGGGTGTGTTGACACGCCTTTCTGCAAGAGAAGTGGGAGGCTAGGAGGGGATGAAGTGAGGAAGAATAGAGAACTGTTTGAAGGGGCAGGCACGACCCAGTCCCCAGATCCCAGCCTGTCCTCCTCTCCCGTGGGGCGGGGCGTGGGGTGTGGCTCTAGGTTAGAGAGGTGCGGCCCTGGAGGGGGGGTGAGCTGTGGCGCTAAGCCGGGGCCTAGCGGCACCTCCCTCTTCAGTGCCAAGGCTGGGAGGATGACAGATTCAATTAAAGCGCCCAAGCCAAGCAGACACCTCAGGTCTCCCAGGAGGTGTGGCTGGGGATTCCTGGCACCCAGCCCTTTGCCCCCTGTCTACCAGCTACCAACTGGGCACAGTCATTCCACAAGCAGTTCTTTCTCCCACATGCCCAGATTGGGGGGGGAGGTGCATTTCAGGGGCTGTTCCACTCAGCCCAGGGATGGGAAAGAGGTGGCTTCTCTTCAGTTGTGGTTGCCCAGCAACCTTTGTATAATAAGGCTACTCCCCTCTgtgttgaggaaactgaggtacctGTTTGGCTTCCTCTCTGCTAGAGCAGGGTGTGTTGTGGAGGAACTGGTCAGTGCCCTAGGGAGGCGCTACTTCAGAGTAGGGCTGGAAACCTGGGCGAAGCTCAAGGACAGAGGCCCCAGTGTGCCTGTGCAGCTGCTCCAGGCCTGGCACTGGTGGCCCCCTCCTCAAAGCCTGTGGAGAAAACAGTAGACTTCGGGCTTGGGGATAGAGAGGCAAACCTGGGGTGGTGGCTGGGAGCTAGGCCTGGTCTAACCCGTTTTCCTGCTCCCAGTGCCCCAGGCAGAGGCTCCTGCCCACCTGAGTGCCAGGGCCAGGGAGGGGCCAGAGTGACCCATCACTCCCATGGGAACTGAGTGGGGCTGGTGGTATTCCTGATGATTCAGGGAGGCTGTGCCCATTCTTACTGGGGTGCTCAAGCACCAGCTCTTACCTATCTGCCTTACTGCTAGGCTTGGAAGGGAGtgtctggggagggggtggcacaGGCAAGGCCAAGGAAGTAGGGTGAGGTGAGGAGGGACCCTCAAGGCCCCATGCCATCCAAAGGCCTCCAAGCTCGTTTCCCGAATGGACCTAATTACTGTTTGTGGAACTGGGAGGTGCCTGGTGACATGGGGAGTGAGTCTCTCCCCTCAGGGAGTTCCAGGGACCAGGGACCCCAGTGGTTTGATATTTTGCCAAGTACCCCATGCCTTCCTGTGTCCACCACACTCCCCTCTCACTGCCAAGATGTGTGCATTCTTATGCTAAGGAAATTAGGGGAAACTCCTGGCTACTTCTCTGAGTTTCTTTCTCCATTCAGATGTTTCTCCCATCCCCACACCACTCAGTACCACCATGGAGAGCAGTAAGACCAACACTTTGATGATAACTAGCAAGGCAGGTGGGGATTACAAGGGACCCAGCATCTGCTTCTCTGCTCATAGAAGGATCAGGGAAGTAAGAGGCACAGCCATCTTGTCTGGGCACTATGCCCACTACTTTTCCCAGCATCATCATCACCTGGGGCGTTGGCGTCCAGGTTGAGGAGGGAGGTGTATAGAGACAGAAGTTTTGGCTGGTTAGCGTGACACCACATGGAGCCTTGGTGTTGAGTCCCTTAGCTCCCTGATCTATTGTGTCACGTTATTGGGGACCTAATTGTCCGTGGCCTCAGGGTGGAGGTCAGTGGGACTCAAGGTACAGAGGCCAGTCATACTGTAGAGGGAGCGTgtgccagtgtgtgtgtgtatgggaagAGCAGGAAGAGAGCTTGAGATTGCTGGGGTCAACCAATACTGGCGTGCCAGTCCAGCGCACATATCACCTAGTTTTTCTATGTGTACGCCGCCTATGAGTGGGCGGTggacatatttgtgtgtgtgccaTAGAACTTGTGCGTGTATATGCATGAAGCCTCCATACATGCGTCTGTGAGGGCAGGTCCTGTCCGACTCGCCTTTGGGGGCGGACTGGCAGCAGCAGGAAAGCATGCTGGGAGAGGCGATGGAGAGTGCGCATCCCTCGAAGGGATCCCTCCCACTTTCACACTTCCATTCCTTCTATCCTTCCTCCCCACTAGTGAATTATGGGGGATGGACAGAGGAAATCCGGGCCTGGGTCTGGGAGTCGCAGGGGCCTGCGCCGTTTCTGTGGTAACCAAAGCATAcgttcccttcttccctccatccttctccCCCGCCTCTTTTTCTTCGGAGGCCGGCCGGGCTTCCCTGCGCCTTTGCTACCCTCTGGTGGCCACTATGAGAAGGGCAGAACAAGGAGTGGGCCTGGAAGGATAGTGGGGGGACTGCCAGCACTAGGGCCCTGGGGACAGAGACAGGGACTGAGAAGAGAGGAAGCTCAGAAGAAAAGCCGGGAGGCTCCGAGGACCCTGGGGAAGGTCTGCGGAGCGGTGAGGTGGAAAGTGGGTTGGCTTTGGGTTTGTTCTCTCTGACCCGCTTCCTCTCCCCACAGCCTGCGGCGAGAGGGCTACACGGTGCAGGTGAATGTGAACGATTATCTGGATATTTACTGCCCGCACTACAACAGCTCAGGGGTGGgcccgggggcggggccagggcccGGAGGCGGGGCGGAGCAGTACGTGCTGTATATGGTGAGCCGGGCAGGCTACCACACCTGCAACGCCACCCAAGGCTTCAAGCGCTGGGAGTGCAACCGACCGCACGCTCCCCACAGCCCCATCAAGTTCTCGGAGAAGTTCCAGCGCTACAGCGCCTTCTCTCTGGGCTACGAGTTCCACGCGGGCCACGAGTACTACTACATCTGTAAGTGACGGCCAGGCGGCGGACCAGGGCGGGACCTAAGAGTGCCAGGGAGTGGAGTCCCGAGGGGCCGGGGGCGGGCCAACGCTGCAAGGCACTAGGTCTCCGTCGCTTGGAGTGATACCTCGGGATGAGGCGTTGGGGCTGGGGACCTCAGGGTTCCAGCTCAGAGTCGTGAGGCTAAGAAAGAGGTTTAGTGGCACTCCAAACTTTGGGTCGCAGAGTCACTGTTTCTGTGAGGGACATTCCGGGGCCGGGACCTCAGGGGTCATTGTTTCTTGAGGGATGGGACCCAAGGGGCTTCTAGGGCTGACGGCGGAGCCACCACGACCAATGCGCAAAGGGTGGAGGAGGTACTGAAGGACACTGCCCAAGAGGGGCAGTTTGGAGGGGGTGAGAAAGAGAGTTTCTGAGCGAGGAGGGCACGGGGTGTAAATCTGGAGAAAGCGACTCAGGCCCAGTCTCCTCCCCAGCCACGCCCACCCACAATCTGCACTGGAAGTGTCTGAGGATGAAGGTGTTCGTCTGCTGCGCCTCCAGTGAGTATAATAGGCTCCCAGCCGCGACCCCATCCTCGGCTCCCCTGCTTTGGGGCTCCCCTggcttcctgggggtgggggcggagggCACAGGCGAGGGGGACTCGCTCCTCAGCTGTAACAGGGGGAGGGAATCCTGGCCCTGActatcccctcctctctcccccccccgcaccccccccccccccgcagcaTCGCACTCCGGGGAGAAGCCGGTCCCCACTCTCCCCCAGTTCACCATGGGCCCCAATGTGAAGATCAACGTGCTGGGTGAGTCTGCGCAGCGCCCTCTGGTGGCCACTGCTGGAACCGCAGCCCCCTCCCCGGTGGCTGCTCATCTTGCATGTCTTTCCCGGGGGCACCGATCTTTACCACCCCCGTGGGTGGTCATGTCCCCCGCTCCattgctgctgccgctgccgtgTGCCCCACCCCAGCACGCAGCACAGCTCTCACCAGTCTGTCTATTCATCTATCCACAGAAGACTTTGAGGGAGAGAACCCCCAGGTGCCCAAGCTTGAGAAGAGCATCAGCGGGACCAGCCCCAAGCAGGAACACCTGCCCCTGGCAGTGGGCATCGCCTTCTTCCTTATGACACTCTTGGCCTCCTAGCTCTGCCCACTCCCTTGGCGGGGAGAGGTGGAGTGGGGCTGGGACAGAGCAGGGAGGCTTTGGCCTCTCCAAGGGAAGCCTAGCCTTGGGGCCTAGACCCCTCCTCCGATGGCTGGAACTGGGGTCTGCACCATACATCTGTGCCCACcccttctgccccctccccaccaagtAGGGCACTGTAGTGGACCAGGCGCAGGGACAGCCAAGGGTTCCAAGTGGCCTTGTGGCTCTGGTAATGTTTGGTACCAAACCCGGGGGGCCATAAGGGGCAGTGCTCAGGACTCCCTGCCCCCTGGTACCTTTCTCTGACCCCTGGTGCCCTCCCCCCTTGAGAGAGACAAATGTGCCCCAGAGAGAGCAAATCGAAGTGTGGGAGACACCCCCAATCACTCTTTTCCAGGGGCAGAACATGGGGAGGGGACTGGATGGGCGAGGGGGTGGCACCGCCTGCTGCCCCCTTCCCCTGTTTACAGC
Above is a window of Balaenoptera acutorostrata chromosome 1, mBalAcu1.1, whole genome shotgun sequence DNA encoding:
- the EFNA3 gene encoding ephrin-A3 isoform X2, giving the protein MAAAPLLLLLLLVPVPLLPLLAQGPGGALGNRHAVYWNSSNQHLRREGYTVQVNVNDYLDIYCPHYNSSGVGPGAGPGPGGGAEQYVLYMVSRAGYHTCNATQGFKRWECNRPHAPHSPIKFSEKFQRYSAFSLGYEFHAGHEYYYISTPTHNLHWKCLRMKVFVCCASKDFEGENPQVPKLEKSISGTSPKQEHLPLAVGIAFFLMTLLAS
- the EFNA3 gene encoding ephrin-A3 isoform X1, producing the protein MAAAPLLLLLLLVPVPLLPLLAQGPGGALGNRHAVYWNSSNQHLRREGYTVQVNVNDYLDIYCPHYNSSGVGPGAGPGPGGGAEQYVLYMVSRAGYHTCNATQGFKRWECNRPHAPHSPIKFSEKFQRYSAFSLGYEFHAGHEYYYISTPTHNLHWKCLRMKVFVCCASTSHSGEKPVPTLPQFTMGPNVKINVLEDFEGENPQVPKLEKSISGTSPKQEHLPLAVGIAFFLMTLLAS